The window AGACTAACTAAACTGAATTAAAAAAATTGATTTTGGGAATTATAATTTCAGAGGATCAAGATATGAGAGAGAAGCAATTTGTTTTACAAAGACATAAGAGAGGAGAGCGAAAGACAGAGATGGAGAGAGAGAGAGCAAAGACGGATTAGGGAGAAAGAGTCGGTGGCTGAGCGAAAGAACAGATAGGAAAAGAGAGAAGGTGTCCAGATCCTAGGAAGCGGTAGGTCTCGAGCGCTCTCGAAGTTTCATGAGCGAGAGAAAGGGAGGCAGGTCCAACACCGAGGCCCAGTGTTCTTCCTTAAGAACAGTTCCCTAAACAGTACTTTAAACAGTCGCACAGTGCGACGAAAAATAGTATTATGTTAAATATGTGTTGTTAATTTAGTTAGTTGTTCTAGCTTGTTCCGTTATTCTTTTTCAATGATAGTAAATTTAAGCGAGATGAAACTCATAAAACAGTATACATAATTAAATAACGCAGTACAATCCAATGACACAATCTGGACAGCGAAAAAGAGTTTGCAGCTAGCTTAACATTATTCCTGGGATGATACCAACCATGTAAGGAAAAAAAACTAATAATTAAGGAAAAGGTTTATAAGTCTACTGGTGCTCACCCATCACTGTTCTTCTTCCTCTGGATACTTAAACATGTTACTGAATGATGGATTCACTATGCTAAATCCCCCATCTATTAGAAGATTATGCCCACTTACGTACTTGGCCTCATCACTAGCCAGATAAAGAGCAGCATTTGCAACATCTTGTGCCTTTAGTGTCACACCCTTCAAATTAGCCAAGGAGTTCATTACATTTTCAAGTCCCTCATCATCAAGGCCAACAAATTGTGTAGCTAGAGGCGTCGCAAGCGCATACGGTGACACACAATTCACTCTAATCCCAAATTGGCCAAGCTCAACGGCTGCATTCTTGGTTAGACCGTTGATTGCGTGCTTTGAACATGCATATGCGTGTGATGCTGCACCACCAATGTAGGAGCTGATACTGGCTGTCGATATTATGCAGCCAGTTCGAGCCCTAATCATGGGCTGCGAAGCATGCTTTATGCCAAGGAACACACCAGTGACGTTGACACCAAGTACACGCTCAAAATCATCCTTTGTATTGTCGATAATTCGTGCCTTGTTCTCGTCAGCTATGCCTGCATTGTTGAACATGATGTCTAGTTTTCCGTATGTGGCCACTGCTTGTTCCACAGCATTTTTTATCTGGGCTTCATCTCTAACGTCGCAATGGACAAAGGTGCAATTTTCCGAACCTATGGATTCAACGACTGAATGAGCTAGCTCATCTTGGACATCGGCAATGACAACTTTGGCCCCATGATTGACAAAGGTTCTGGTTGTACATTCGCCTATGCCGCTGGCTCCTCCTGTTATCAGTGCCACCTTTCCTTCTAGCCTATATATATACAATTGCAAGCAAAAATAGTACATGACTTTGAAGATTTGAAATCACAAATTTATATGAATTACTAAATAGAAAGATCGAAGAAGTTTAATTACTAAAATGATACCTGCGAAATCAAACAAGGACTCTTAATTTGTTTCTATTAAATATATATATATATATATATATATATATATATAACTAGACATNNNNNNNNNNNNNNNNNNNNNNNNNNNNNNNNNNNNNNNNNNNNNNNNNNNNNNNNNNNNNNNNNNNNNNNNNNNNNNNNNNNNNNNNNNNNNNNNNNNNNNNNNNNNNNNNNNNNNNNNNNNNNNNNNNNNNNNNNNNNNNNNNNNNNNNNNNNNNNNNNNNNNNNNNNNNNNNNNNNNNNNNNNNNNNNNNNNNNNNNNNNNNNNNNNNNNNNNNNNNNNNNNNNNNNNNNNNNNNNNNNNNNNNNNNNNNNNNNNNNNNNNNNNNNNNNNNNNNNNNNNNNNNNNNNNNNNNNNNNNNNNNNNNNNNNNNNNNNNNNNNNNNNNNNNNNNNNNNNNNNNNNNNNNNNNNNNNNNNNNNNNNNNNNNNNNNNNNNNNNNNNNNNNNNNNNNNNNNNNNNNNNNNNNNNNNNNNNNNNNNNNNNNNNNNNNNNNNNNNNNNNNNNNNNNNNNNNNNNNNNNNNNNNNNNNNNNNNNNNNNNNNNNNNNNNNNNNNNNNNNNNNNNNNNNNNNNNNNNNNNNNNNNNNNNNNNNNNNNNNNNNNNNNNNNNNNNNNNNNNNNNNNNNNNNNNNNNNNNNNNNNNNNNNNNNNNNNNNNNNNNNNNNNNNNNNNNNNNNNNNNNNNNNNNNNNNNNNNNNNNNNNNNNNNNNNNNNNNNNNNNNNNNNNNNNNNNNNNNNNNNNNNNNNNNNNNNNNNNNNNNNNNNNNNNNNNNNNNNNNNNNNNNNNNNNNNNNNNNNNNNNNNNNNNNNNNNNNNNNNNNNNNNNNNNNNNNNNNNNNNNNNNNNNNNNNNNNNNNNNNNNNNNNNNNNNNNNNNNNNNNNNNNNNNNNNNNNNNNNNNNNNNNNNNNNNNNNNNNNNNNNNNNNNNNNNNNNNNNNNNNNNNNNNNNNNNNNNNNNNNNNNNNNNNNNNNNNNNNNNNNNNNNNNNNNNNNNNNNNNNNNNNNNNNNGAGAGAGAGAGAGGTATTTGGTTCTCTATCTTAAAATGGCGTTGAGCCGAATGGGTGCGACAAATAATTGAGAGAGCAGCCACTTCTAGAGAGAGACTAAATTTTCAGTTTCTGTGTGAGTAAACTAGTGAAGTGTACTGTGGCATCTGGGGAAATTAGTCAAATAATAATGAAGGCGGCCATATAGAGAATCGCACTAGAAATTCAGAGGGGCATATATTGCTACATTTGAGAGCTTCAAATGAAGGAGAAACCATTTCATATGGCATGTAAAGACTACCTGGTTGGACCGGTCAGAACAGAATACTGAGATGATGTGGTCATCCATAAACAAATGCCAGATTAGTGGTTGGCTACTTAATTATTGGCTCTCCAATGAACTTCACAAAGGTAAACTAGCTAGTATATAATATTTTCCGGTTCATGTTAATCCTAAAACAGTTTTGTATTGCAAAATAGGGCGTACTATATATAACAGGCCGGGTATTAAACAAAAGACATTGCCGGCCATTGGATTAAGCAAACACAAATACGCACATCGAGACACAGGCCGGTGGTTTGTTCAAGGAATCATCGGATAATACAAATGATACTCTGTGTAAATTATGGAAAATTTTCATTAATAATTAGTCAGCTATAGTAGTTCTATAGATAACGACAAATTGGGTTGCTAAGGCATCTTGTTTAATTGAAACAAAGTAAGAAAAGTAACACAGACCATTCTTTTACGTCAACATGATCAACCAATGTTCTGAATGAAAAACCCATAAGAGGGCATCAGTGTGATGAAGTGGAAAGGTAAAGCAAGGTTCTGTTATGTTTTACGTGAACAGGGGGATCAAGTAGGAAATATACGATGATTTATACTTGTCCTTACCGCAAACAAAACTCTTCGGCATGCGTTGGATGAAATAATAATCCAAGAGAGACTTTCTTCGATAAAATAAAATGTTCGAAAAATTAAATTAAACTTAGAAGAAGAAAGTTTGTGATAGCTTGACAAGCATAGTAGTCTCGGGTATAGGAACTCCTACAAACGTGGTTGCATGCTCAATAATTCATCGTTGCAATAATCTTGGCTAGGGGTCAGTATTTTGCATAACAATGTTCGGAGAGCTACGTACTGTTGCGAAAGGTTTGTTTACAGAGGAGTCAAGTTCAATGTAATCCATAATTTGTTACTTTCTATCTAGCTGCCACAGCATGCTGTACAGTTCTGTGATCAATTAAGATTAACATCTAGATGAGGTCATTTTAGAACCAGAAAATAATGTATATTATATGTTCCTTGGGATGTGCATTATCAGTGATTTAATATATCCTTGTTATCAGAGAGTTTTATATAACATATAGAATCGGGCTTTAAGAAAAGACATTGCAGGCAACAGAGGACAAAATCCAATAAATATAAATTAGAGGTAAGTTGTCTACGGAATCATCATATAATGTAACGAGTGATAGAACATGCATTACGAAAATAGCACTTAGGAGACGGAATTATTTTGTCTCCTAAGTGACATATTTCGTCTGCTAAGTGCCGTGAGGTAGGTAATTAGATAATCGAAACTTAAATTTCATCTATTAAGATCTTCTTAGGCGACGGAATGGTTTCCGTCTCCTAAGTTAGGAGACGGATCATTCCCATCTTCCGTCTTCAAAAAGAGACGGAAACCATTCCGTCTTCTGTCGCCAAAGCTCTTAGGAGACAAAACTAAAAATATTTAAAAAAACTCATTAAATATTTCTTTTTTATTATTGAATAATATTTTACTTTTTAGTTTACAATATATTTTCTTTTTATTTGCTTTTCTATTTTATTTAATTAATTTCTTTTCTAATTAGTTTCTCTTTTTTTTCTTTCGGTCTTCTCACTCCAAAAGAGCCATCACACGCCACCAAAACTGCCACCGACAACCAAAACCCGCATCTCGAACAAAAACCCCAAATCCACTCCATCAAAACCCAGACACTGTGTCTTCCCTCCCCCACCCCCAAAACCGCCATCGCCACCAAAACCGAAACCATCACCGATTACCAAACCCCCGCCACAGCCACCAAAACCAAAACCATCACCGATTACCAAAACTCCAAACCCACTTCACCACCACTGATTACCAAAATATCGATATGAAGGGTTAGGAGAGAGAGGTGGTGAAGCTAGGGGGGAGGGAAAGGACTCAGATCTGAAGGGTTGCTGTCGCAAATTGGTGATGGAGGCTAGGGGGGAGGGAAAGGACTCAGATCTGAAGGGTTGTTGTCGCAAATTGGTGGTGGAACTGCCTCAAAGTAGATGTGAGTGGCCTCGAAGTAGATCTGAATGGTTGGGAGAGAGAGGGGGTGGAAGGGGAGGAGGGAAAGGAGGAGGGTTTGTTATGTAGAGGGCGGAGGAGAGGG of the Fragaria vesca subsp. vesca linkage group LG6, FraVesHawaii_1.0, whole genome shotgun sequence genome contains:
- the LOC101295443 gene encoding momilactone A synthase-like, whose product is MYYFCLQLYIYRLEGKVALITGGASGIGECTTRTFVNHGAKVVIADVQDELAHSVVESIGSENCTFVHCDVRDEAQIKNAVEQAVATYGKLDIMFNNAGIADENKARIIDNTKDDFERVLGVNVTGVFLGIKHASQPMIRARTGCIISTASISSYIGGAASHAYACSKHAINGLTKNAAVELGQFGIRVNCVSPYALATPLATQFVGLDDEGLENVMNSLANLKGVTLKAQDVANAALYLASDEAKYVSGHNLLIDGGFSIVNPSFSNMFKYPEEEEQ